A portion of the Bacteroides faecium genome contains these proteins:
- the tssD gene encoding type VI secretion system tube protein TssD — protein sequence MIHVLFKLKTGEERWLSGIKYKYFRKRGEDDKSSYPSGRLEGGLFEIEFNSTGHDEFFLVWTKGWTIYAGEFVFYDAERIIPLFRIEFWDCACVSFEEIMTSTSDESMKTKLLLSPAITRNRHVLHEKTWKVTELDNISLVADGSTVENAVITDAYWIDSDGNQQRDFPVDTSITLYVVLDNYQSGSNVSLEFDTNSDGKSYRGKYSGVADRNGILQIDDFKLLQINN from the coding sequence ATGATACATGTTCTTTTTAAGTTGAAGACCGGTGAGGAAAGATGGCTTTCCGGTATAAAATATAAATATTTTAGGAAGAGAGGTGAAGATGATAAAAGTTCTTATCCTTCAGGAAGACTCGAAGGAGGGCTTTTTGAAATTGAGTTCAATTCCACCGGTCATGATGAATTTTTTCTTGTATGGACTAAAGGGTGGACAATATATGCCGGTGAGTTTGTTTTTTATGATGCAGAACGGATTATTCCTCTTTTTAGAATAGAGTTTTGGGATTGTGCTTGTGTTTCTTTCGAAGAAATAATGACTTCCACGAGCGATGAAAGTATGAAAACAAAGCTTTTGCTTTCTCCTGCCATAACAAGGAACAGGCATGTATTACATGAAAAAACATGGAAAGTCACTGAATTGGATAATATTTCACTTGTGGCGGACGGTAGTACTGTGGAAAATGCAGTTATCACAGATGCGTATTGGATTGATAGTGATGGCAATCAACAAAGAGACTTTCCTGTAGACACTTCTATTACTTTGTATGTCGTACTGGATAACTATCAGTCTGGTAGTAATGTATCTTTGGAATTTGATACAAACAGTGATGGAAAGAGTTATAGAGGCAAATACTCCGGTGTGGCGGATAGGAATGGCATATTACAAATAGATGATTTTAAACTATTACAAATAAATAATTAG
- a CDS encoding type VI secretion system transmembrane protein TssO — MENSRKEKIAGFSYVSIIFLIFFFSCVIILFYRNTDVVASGQKEYDIAKIEQIGELRDVQGQAMIIIDSVYSRIRHFNPEIRANYEETEINFLLNDLKNLYESHTWDPRYKIFLQFADCCEMWLTDKKEIWSKKNNISGFTRNLEACEAGIAGQEKVVIENDK, encoded by the coding sequence ATGGAAAATAGCAGAAAAGAAAAAATAGCAGGTTTTAGCTATGTTTCGATTATCTTTCTAATTTTCTTTTTCTCTTGCGTCATAATATTGTTTTATCGGAATACAGATGTTGTGGCATCCGGACAAAAAGAATATGATATAGCAAAGATAGAGCAAATAGGCGAATTGCGGGATGTGCAAGGACAAGCAATGATAATAATTGATTCGGTTTACAGCAGAATAAGACACTTTAATCCGGAAATACGTGCCAATTATGAGGAAACGGAAATAAACTTCCTGTTGAATGACTTGAAGAATCTATATGAATCACATACTTGGGATCCCCGTTACAAGATCTTTCTCCAGTTTGCAGACTGTTGTGAAATGTGGCTCACTGATAAGAAAGAAATTTGGAGCAAGAAAAATAATATCTCCGGCTTCACCAGAAACTTGGAAGCTTGTGAAGC